The Microcebus murinus isolate Inina chromosome 1, M.murinus_Inina_mat1.0, whole genome shotgun sequence genome includes a region encoding these proteins:
- the AGTR1 gene encoding type-1 angiotensin II receptor: protein MILNSSTEDGIKRIQDDCPKAGRHNYIFVMIPTLYSIIFVVGIFGNSLVVIVIYFYMKLKTVASVFLLNLALADICFLLTLPLWAVYTAMGYRWPFGNYLCKIASASVSFNLYASVFLLTCLSIDRYLAIVHPMKSRLRRTMLVAKVTCIIIWLLAGLASLPAIIHRNVFFIENTNITVCAFHYESQNSTLPIGLGLTKNILGFLFPFLIILTSYTLIWKALKKAYEIQKNKPRNDDIFKIIMAIVLFFFFSWVPHQIFTFLDVLIQLGIIHDCKIADIVDTAMPITICIAYFNNCLNPLFYGFLGKKFKKYFLQLLKYIPPKAKSHSGLSTKMSTLSYRPSDNVNSSTRKPAPCFEVE, encoded by the coding sequence ATGATTCTCAACTCTTCTACCGAAGATGGTATTAAAAGAATCCAAGATGACTGTCCCAAAGCTGGAAGGCACAATTACATATTTGTCATGATTCCTACTTTATACAGTATCATCTTTGTGGTGGGAATATTTGGAAACAGCTTGGTGGTGATAGTCATTTACTTTTACATGAAACTGAAGACGGTGGccagtgtttttcttttgaatttagcACTGGCTGATATATGCTTTCTACTGACTTTGCCACTCTGGGCTGTCTACACTGCTATGGGATATCGCTGGCCCTTTGGTAATTACCTATGTAAGATTGCTTCAGCCAGTGTCAGTTTCAACCTCTATGCCAGTGTGTTTCTACTCACGTGTCTCAGCATCGATCGCTACCTGGCTATTGTTCATCCAATGAAGTCCCGCCTTCGACGCACAATGCTTGTAGCCAAAGTCACCTGCATCATTATTTGGCTACTGGCTGGCTTGGCTAGTTTGCCAGCTATAATCCACCGAAATGTATTTTTCATCGAGAACACCAATATTACGGTTTGTGCTTTCCATTATGAGTCCCAAAATTCAACCCTCCCTATAGGGTTGGGCTTAACCAAAAATATTCTGggtttcctgtttccttttctgaTCATTCTTACAAGTTATACTCTTATTTGGAAGGCCCTAAAGAAAGCTTATGAAATTCAGAAGAACAAGCCAAgaaatgatgatatttttaagataattatggcaattgtgcttttctttttcttttcctgggttCCCCACCAAATATTCACTTTTCTGGATGTGTTGATTCAGCTGGGCATCATACATGACTGTAAAATTGCAGATATTGTGGACACTGCCATGCCCATCACCATTTGCATAGCTTATTTTAACAATTGCCTGAATCCTCTTTTTTATGgctttctgggaaaaaaatttaaaaaatattttctccagcttttaaaatatatccccCCAAAAGCCAAATCCCACTCAGGCCTTTCAACAAAAATGAGCACGCTTTCCTACCGCCCCTCGGACAATGTAAACTCATCCACCAGGAAACCTGCGCCATGTTTTGAAGTCGAATGA